Part of the Impatiens glandulifera chromosome 8, dImpGla2.1, whole genome shotgun sequence genome is shown below.
CTCTAGACAACATCTATACACATTCTTTCTTTCTGGGAACACCTACATGAAACTAATTATAACCATGATCTTGACCTTCCATATTTGGAAGTCTCTAGCATCATCAACCAATGACTGCATCTTAAATATTCAATTTCCTTCTCAacgaaatgattcaaattgtgTTCAAGGTAACTGGGGAGGATTCTTGGAAGCAAATTGTTGTGTTGTTCCTTTTGATGGTTATCTACATGCATTAGGAGAAAGAGCCAACAAAACAGGGCAGATATTTCTTAATATGACAGAGCAAGTCAACTGCTTGGCTTCAATGAAAACTAAGCAAGATGATGTTCTCAATTGTGGGATTCAGAAGCTAACAAGTGGAGAAGGCGGTTGTTCAGATTATTCTGTAATAGATGTGATAAATAAGCTCGAAAACTTTGAGAATATGTTGGAGGAAAGTTGTGATCTTGGTAGCGATGATTTGTCGGGTGAGGCTTGTGGTTCTTGTTTAAGGATGTGGGAAGAAATGGGAGAGAAAGGGGAGGATGATATTTGTAGATTTGCAGTTCTTGTAACGGTAACTAGCCGTGGAATTTATGAGGAGAAATGGATCAAGGAACTTTATGGTTGTCTACAAGGGCAAAACCGCCTTTCTATGGGTAATGGAATACATACATTCTAATTTACATATCTTTTGCTTTCTTATATAGATTAGATTTGGAATCTAACTGTGAAAATCATTATCCTCTTATGAACATTGaagttataatttttctttaggAATAATGAATGTTAGTTGATCAAAGTTGTTGATACCTGAATTCATAATTGGTCGAAATAACAAATAAGGCCTTCTTATATTGGAGCCAATTGTAATATAGGATCCCTT
Proteins encoded:
- the LOC124913279 gene encoding uncharacterized protein LOC124913279 codes for the protein MILTFHIWKSLASSTNDCILNIQFPSQRNDSNCVQGNWGGFLEANCCVVPFDGYLHALGERANKTGQIFLNMTEQVNCLASMKTKQDDVLNCGIQKLTSGEGGCSDYSVIDVINKLENFENMLEESCDLGSDDLSGEACGSCLRMWEEMGEKGEDDICRFAVLVTVTSRGIYEEKWIKELYGCLQGQNRLSMGNGIHTF